A single Chryseobacterium sp. DNA region contains:
- a CDS encoding superoxide dismutase family protein → MKVQTLTLLAGCALFAASCSTTKTYAVMAKSGTETGGEAKFTQQGNEVIMKLNVSHLTPGIHAVHIHEKGDCSAADGTSTGGHWNPAKDDHGKWGAEHFHMGDIGNLVADQSGNATLTFKTDKWCLGCTDESKNIIGKGLIVHAAADDFHTQPTGNAGGRVGCVEIK, encoded by the coding sequence ATGAAAGTACAAACATTAACACTATTGGCAGGCTGTGCACTTTTTGCAGCTTCGTGCAGCACAACAAAAACCTACGCAGTAATGGCCAAAAGCGGAACAGAAACCGGTGGAGAGGCAAAGTTTACCCAACAGGGAAATGAGGTCATTATGAAGCTGAACGTATCTCACCTTACCCCTGGGATCCATGCAGTACACATTCATGAAAAAGGAGACTGCTCTGCTGCAGACGGAACTTCTACAGGAGGACACTGGAATCCTGCTAAAGACGACCATGGAAAATGGGGCGCTGAACATTTCCATATGGGAGATATCGGGAATCTGGTGGCAGACCAGAGCGGAAATGCAACCCTTACTTTCAAGACAGACAAATGGTGTCTTGGCTGTACGGATGAATCTAAAAACATCATCGGAAAGGGGCTTATCGTGCATGCTGCGGCCGATGATTTCCATACTCAGCCTACCGGAAACGCAGGAGGAAGAGTGGGATGTGTAGAGATCAAGTAA
- the surE gene encoding 5'/3'-nucleotidase SurE, with translation MERPLILVTNDDGITAPGIRNLVNFMNEIGEVVVVAPNSPQSGKGHAITINSTLSYEEVTLEGPQKDFSCSGTPVDCVKMALDKILTRRPDIVVSGINHGANSSINVIYSGTMSAAVEAGVEGIPAIGFSLLDFSWEADFIQAKEYIQNIVRRTLERPMPKGVVLNVNIPKLPAEEIKGVKVCKQAHAKWEESFDERINPHGKKYYWLTGYFNNMDDSEDADETALANGYISIVPVKFDLTAYEYMKTLEEVMTFDPVPEVK, from the coding sequence ATGGAAAGACCGCTTATTCTGGTTACTAATGATGATGGAATTACAGCTCCCGGTATCAGAAATCTTGTAAATTTTATGAATGAAATCGGAGAAGTAGTTGTCGTAGCCCCGAATTCTCCTCAGAGTGGAAAAGGACATGCTATTACCATTAATTCTACCTTAAGCTACGAAGAAGTCACCCTTGAGGGCCCGCAGAAGGATTTTTCCTGCAGCGGAACTCCTGTAGACTGTGTAAAAATGGCTCTTGACAAAATTTTAACAAGAAGGCCTGATATTGTCGTTTCGGGAATTAACCATGGGGCCAATTCTTCGATTAATGTGATCTACTCAGGAACCATGTCTGCTGCTGTGGAAGCCGGGGTGGAAGGAATTCCTGCCATTGGTTTTTCATTATTGGATTTCAGCTGGGAAGCAGATTTTATACAGGCTAAAGAATATATTCAGAATATCGTCAGAAGAACTCTTGAAAGACCAATGCCTAAAGGAGTTGTTCTGAACGTTAATATTCCTAAACTTCCTGCGGAAGAAATAAAAGGAGTAAAAGTCTGCAAACAGGCCCACGCAAAATGGGAAGAGAGCTTTGATGAAAGAATCAATCCTCATGGAAAAAAATATTACTGGCTGACAGGGTATTTTAACAATATGGATGATTCTGAAGATGCTGACGAAACAGCTTTGGCTAACGGATATATCTCCATTGTACCGGTAAAGTTTGACCTTACTGCGTATGAATATATGAAAACACTGGAAGAAGTAATGACTTTTGACCCTGTGCCGGAAGTAAAATAA
- a CDS encoding GyrI-like domain-containing protein produces MDFEQSWVSLFLWMNEHHYSMRKNFPFEIYHSNCKEHPEGKMIVDFCIPVY; encoded by the coding sequence TTGGACTTTGAGCAGTCCTGGGTATCCTTATTTTTATGGATGAATGAGCACCACTATTCTATGAGGAAAAATTTCCCTTTTGAAATTTATCATTCCAATTGTAAAGAACATCCGGAAGGAAAGATGATCGTGGATTTTTGTATTCCGGTTTACTAA
- a CDS encoding lmo0937 family membrane protein: protein MRSLLWLVAAICIVVWLLGMLGVVPGISTGYLLHVLLVIAIIVILYNIITGRKPLD from the coding sequence ATGAGAAGTTTATTATGGTTAGTTGCAGCCATCTGTATCGTTGTATGGCTGCTGGGAATGTTAGGAGTCGTACCGGGAATCAGCACGGGTTATTTACTGCATGTTCTTCTGGTAATCGCTATTATTGTTATTCTTTATAACATCATCACGGGCCGGAAACCTCTTGATTAA
- a CDS encoding carboxy terminal-processing peptidase: protein MWKNFKLNKFLLLIPLTSLMFCFNSPKNDDEKMQTIMVSVKNTLSYLHYSPKPINDAYSKDVYKHYFELVDPAKRYFLQSDMDEFGKHETKLDDYITQGDLTFYKLTIDRLYQRVDEIDKITQDIFSKPINLQEDETLTLEPKLKKIPTNKQEQYNEWKKFIKYNILQEIESMNSREEAQKEKKDSVQKYKLKDTINLKILTQDEKIKKATDEVKDLVKDTFTRFKKRKKMDWFTVYMNAYTEVFDPHTNYYSPKDKEDFDSQFTGKVIGIGAMIQEKKGNLYLGALTIGAPAWKSKQLSEGDKILKVKSKPKDDAVNVVGMLSDEAVRLIRGEKGTPVTLTVQKKDGSIKDVTMIREEVAIEDTFARGIVVNAPNGKKYGFINLPGFNADFENAKGRNASDDIKNEIIKLKAQNIEGIILDLRNNGGGSLTEVGDIMGLFMDAGPYVQVKDGNGKIQTLKNKYEAPIWTGPLVIMQNELSASASEILTGVMQDNGRAMIVGSPQSFGKGTVQAFVDLNRFLNTEDDFGSLKLTIQKFYRITGESTQRKGVVSDIQMKDFFTYAEVGERYDDFALAWDKIPPTKFQKLNYFNIQALEKASADRMAKNNNYQLLLESAQWREKLDKEESITLNIDKFNDVMKHRKSQIEKFKVLTKFENGLQFMMYPSEVERAKKDEAFRKKSEMWVKNLKKDLYLQEAMNIVADMGSKS, encoded by the coding sequence ATGTGGAAAAATTTCAAACTGAATAAATTTTTACTACTAATTCCATTAACCAGTCTAATGTTTTGTTTCAACTCGCCAAAAAATGACGATGAAAAGATGCAAACAATAATGGTGAGCGTAAAAAATACACTTTCTTATCTGCATTATAGCCCAAAACCTATCAATGATGCCTATTCGAAGGATGTTTATAAACATTATTTCGAATTGGTAGATCCTGCAAAAAGATATTTCCTGCAGTCCGATATGGATGAATTTGGTAAGCACGAAACTAAACTCGATGATTATATCACCCAGGGTGATCTGACCTTCTATAAGCTTACCATTGACAGACTGTACCAGAGAGTGGATGAAATTGATAAGATTACACAGGATATATTCAGTAAGCCGATCAATCTTCAGGAAGATGAAACGCTTACCCTTGAGCCAAAGCTGAAGAAGATCCCTACCAATAAGCAGGAGCAGTATAATGAGTGGAAAAAGTTCATTAAATATAACATTCTTCAGGAGATTGAATCAATGAACAGCAGAGAGGAAGCTCAGAAAGAGAAAAAAGACTCAGTTCAGAAATATAAGCTGAAAGATACGATCAACCTAAAAATTCTTACTCAGGATGAGAAGATCAAAAAAGCGACAGATGAAGTGAAAGATCTTGTGAAAGATACCTTTACCAGATTCAAAAAGAGAAAGAAAATGGATTGGTTTACGGTGTATATGAATGCCTACACAGAGGTATTTGATCCGCACACCAATTATTATTCGCCAAAAGATAAAGAAGACTTTGACAGCCAGTTTACCGGAAAGGTAATCGGTATCGGAGCAATGATCCAGGAGAAAAAAGGAAACCTTTACCTGGGAGCTCTTACCATCGGAGCACCGGCATGGAAGTCTAAGCAGCTTTCAGAAGGCGATAAAATCCTAAAAGTAAAGTCTAAACCGAAAGATGACGCCGTAAACGTGGTGGGAATGCTTTCTGACGAAGCAGTAAGATTAATTAGAGGTGAAAAAGGAACTCCGGTGACCTTAACGGTTCAGAAAAAAGACGGTTCCATTAAGGATGTAACGATGATCCGTGAGGAAGTAGCAATTGAAGATACTTTTGCAAGAGGTATTGTGGTGAATGCTCCTAACGGTAAGAAATACGGGTTTATCAACCTTCCCGGATTCAATGCTGACTTCGAAAATGCTAAAGGAAGAAATGCTTCTGATGACATTAAAAATGAGATTATCAAGCTTAAGGCTCAGAATATTGAAGGAATTATTCTTGACCTGAGAAATAACGGCGGCGGATCTTTAACAGAGGTGGGAGATATTATGGGACTCTTCATGGATGCCGGCCCATACGTTCAGGTAAAAGACGGAAACGGAAAAATTCAGACTTTAAAGAACAAATATGAAGCTCCGATATGGACAGGTCCTCTTGTGATCATGCAAAACGAACTTTCAGCTTCTGCCTCAGAAATCTTAACAGGGGTGATGCAGGATAATGGAAGAGCAATGATCGTTGGATCACCACAGTCTTTTGGAAAAGGAACCGTTCAGGCTTTCGTGGATTTGAACAGATTTTTGAATACTGAAGATGATTTCGGATCTTTAAAACTGACGATACAGAAATTCTACAGAATTACCGGAGAATCAACTCAAAGAAAAGGAGTGGTTTCTGATATTCAGATGAAAGATTTCTTTACTTATGCAGAAGTAGGAGAGCGTTATGATGATTTTGCATTGGCCTGGGATAAAATTCCGCCTACAAAATTCCAAAAACTGAACTATTTCAATATCCAGGCCCTTGAGAAAGCAAGTGCTGACAGAATGGCTAAAAATAACAATTACCAGCTGTTATTAGAATCTGCTCAGTGGAGAGAAAAACTGGATAAAGAAGAAAGCATTACGTTGAATATCGATAAATTCAATGACGTGATGAAGCATAGAAAATCTCAGATTGAGAAGTTTAAAGTTTTAACTAAATTTGAGAATGGTCTTCAGTTCATGATGTACCCAAGTGAAGTTGAAAGAGCTAAAAAAGATGAAGCATTCAGGAAAAAATCTGAAATGTGGGTTAAGAATCTTAAAAAAGACCTTTACCTGCAGGAAGCAATGAATATTGTAGCAGATATGGGATCGAAATCATAA
- a CDS encoding 4'-phosphopantetheinyl transferase superfamily protein, translating to MVVLYAYIDEGRHQDLLDRYLDVFSGDFKAQILKFKRWQDAQLSLLGRILLKKGLSSYYHIDEISMGRLPNHKPFLKGDPAHFNISHSKNLVVCAIADFPIGIDVEFSDETVNYMDFQFQMTADECIEIDHSEDKIRSFFTYWTHKEAVIKAHGGGMMIPLDSFEVINNECIVEGKKFFTKDLFLDKRYHISVASENREIQHREIIFEPFNVD from the coding sequence ATGGTCGTTTTATATGCCTACATTGACGAAGGAAGACATCAGGATCTGCTGGACAGGTATCTGGATGTTTTTTCTGGTGACTTTAAAGCGCAGATTTTGAAATTTAAAAGATGGCAGGATGCCCAGCTTTCCCTGTTGGGAAGAATACTCCTGAAAAAGGGATTAAGCTCTTACTATCATATCGATGAAATAAGTATGGGCCGTTTACCGAATCATAAGCCCTTTTTAAAAGGAGATCCTGCTCATTTTAATATTTCCCATTCCAAAAACCTGGTAGTCTGTGCGATCGCTGATTTCCCCATCGGGATTGATGTGGAATTTTCTGATGAAACTGTAAACTATATGGATTTTCAGTTTCAAATGACAGCAGATGAGTGTATAGAAATTGATCATTCTGAAGACAAAATAAGAAGCTTTTTTACCTATTGGACCCATAAAGAAGCTGTCATAAAAGCACACGGAGGCGGGATGATGATCCCGTTGGATTCTTTTGAAGTGATCAATAATGAATGTATTGTTGAAGGAAAGAAATTCTTTACAAAAGATCTTTTTTTGGATAAAAGGTATCATATCAGCGTAGCATCCGAAAATAGGGAAATTCAGCACAGGGAGATTATTTTTGAGCCTTTTAATGTAGACTGA